In a genomic window of Mesoplasma tabanidae:
- a CDS encoding Cof-type HAD-IIB family hydrolase codes for MKWWISDFDGTLTLNPKTEAIDPKDMDFIERWTKENNFIIATGRDVSYINYLINHYNLKSEYKIANNGASLYKGNQLIFNQSIGMDERKQLFQIVNKLYKFCGIKIADHSECFILSGIEEKTPRYNESIVQQKWFEMEDNFSQHINEILNNKDLNNITLFAHPQDFDYILNLFNNFKNLKIIQTSPFNLEIMHKDVSKYSGIKFLKNKYNISDNDIVVSGDGDNDYEMLNRCKNSFAMEKGTKKAIMAANNIISNVYEIENYISIN; via the coding sequence ATGAAATGATGAATATCTGATTTTGATGGTACACTTACACTAAATCCAAAAACTGAAGCAATTGATCCAAAAGATATGGATTTTATTGAAAGGTGAACAAAAGAAAATAATTTTATAATAGCAACTGGTAGAGACGTTAGCTATATTAATTACTTAATAAATCATTACAATTTAAAATCTGAATATAAAATAGCTAATAATGGCGCCTCATTATATAAAGGTAATCAACTAATTTTTAATCAATCTATAGGAATGGATGAACGCAAACAACTGTTTCAAATTGTTAATAAGTTATATAAATTTTGTGGTATAAAAATTGCTGATCATAGTGAATGTTTTATTCTTTCTGGAATTGAAGAAAAAACACCTAGATATAATGAAAGTATAGTTCAGCAAAAATGATTTGAAATGGAGGATAATTTTAGCCAACACATAAATGAAATTCTTAATAACAAAGACCTTAATAATATTACTTTATTTGCTCACCCTCAGGATTTTGATTATATTTTAAATTTATTTAATAATTTTAAAAATTTAAAGATCATTCAAACTTCACCTTTTAATTTGGAAATTATGCATAAAGATGTTTCAAAATATTCAGGGATAAAATTTTTAAAAAACAAATATAACATTAGCGATAATGATATTGTTGTTAGCGGAGACGGTGATAATGACTATGAAATGCTTAACAGGTGCAAAAATTCGTTTGCTATGGAAAAGGGCACTAAAAAAGCTATTATGGCTGCGAATAATATTATTTCAAATGTTTATGAAATAGAAAACTACATATCTATAAACTAA
- a CDS encoding IS30 family transposase, translated as MNNYKQIFLKERTLIEYLLNVQNKSVSFIAKELNRNRSTIYREIKRNKAAVIYKAKDAQFTRDINNTLSHQNEINKYKEFLRFLYANFNPKSFSIDVCVFKAKELGIKTPTTQTVYNWIKNKQIKIKSKDLLRPRFWWRKSSKYKKYLWEISKMNSIPITYRPKNINKRKEVGHFEIDLVVGAGNTSKAIITLVERVTRKGFAIKLENKTMKHTNEKLKELIGKENLNIKSITKDNGMEFNLLHEVTQELSVPLYTCNTYASCEKSTKYELKLELQHLWENNLIGIAVFLIQKSNPLTD; from the coding sequence ATGAATAATTATAAACAAATATTTTTAAAAGAAAGAACATTAATTGAATATCTATTAAATGTTCAAAATAAATCAGTTTCTTTCATAGCTAAAGAACTAAATAGAAATAGATCAACGATTTACAGAGAAATCAAAAGAAATAAAGCAGCTGTAATTTATAAAGCTAAAGATGCGCAATTTACTAGAGACATTAATAACACCTTATCTCATCAAAATGAAATAAATAAATATAAGGAATTCTTAAGATTTCTTTATGCAAATTTTAATCCAAAAAGCTTTAGTATTGATGTTTGCGTTTTTAAGGCCAAAGAACTTGGAATCAAAACCCCAACAACTCAAACTGTTTACAATTGAATTAAAAATAAACAAATAAAAATAAAATCAAAAGACTTGCTTAGACCTAGGTTTTGATGAAGAAAGTCTAGTAAATATAAGAAATATCTATGAGAAATTTCAAAAATGAACTCTATTCCAATTACTTATAGACCTAAAAATATTAATAAAAGAAAAGAAGTAGGTCATTTTGAAATAGATTTAGTTGTGGGTGCAGGTAACACTTCAAAAGCAATAATTACACTTGTCGAAAGAGTTACCCGAAAGGGTTTTGCAATTAAACTAGAAAATAAAACTATGAAACATACAAATGAAAAATTAAAAGAATTAATTGGAAAAGAAAATTTAAATATTAAATCTATCACTAAAGATAACGGTATGGAATTTAATCTTTTACATGAAGTCACACAAGAATTAAGCGTGCCACTTTATACATGTAATACGTATGCTTCTTGTGAAAAAAGCACTAAATACGAATTAAAATTGGAACTGCAACACTTATGAGAAAATAATCTCATAGGCATTGCAGTTTTTTTGATACAAAAAAGCAACCCCTTGACCGACTAA